In a single window of the Pseudomonas entomophila genome:
- a CDS encoding SRPBCC family protein, which produces MQALKPDTLIRNPEGCEVVSSVEITAPAAAVWNIVGNFAGFPVFIPALAHIDMTGSGVRSVRTKLFKDGNVVIEQLNSHDAQAMHMTWSLIYTSLNIGNLWAAMEVQVIDANHSRATWTIQAEPWEGGPEALPGFQAFLQGFADEAMGNVKNLLS; this is translated from the coding sequence ATGCAAGCACTCAAACCCGATACCTTGATCCGCAACCCTGAAGGGTGCGAGGTGGTCTCCAGCGTGGAAATCACCGCGCCCGCCGCCGCCGTATGGAACATCGTCGGCAACTTCGCCGGGTTCCCGGTGTTCATCCCTGCGCTCGCGCACATCGACATGACTGGCAGCGGTGTACGTTCAGTGCGCACGAAGCTGTTCAAGGACGGTAACGTGGTCATCGAGCAGCTCAACTCACATGATGCACAGGCCATGCACATGACCTGGAGCCTGATCTACACCAGCCTGAACATCGGTAACCTGTGGGCAGCGATGGAGGTGCAAGTGATCGATGCCAACCACAGCCGCGCGACCTGGACCATTCAGGCCGAGCCCTGGGAGGGTGGCCCCGAGGCGCTGCCGGGCTTCCAGGCGTTTCTCCAGGGGTTTGCCGATGAGGCGATGGGCAATGTGAAAAACCTGCTGAGCTGA